One genomic window of Leptospira paudalimensis includes the following:
- a CDS encoding LIC_11321 family protein: MRTSLPFFLIFVTITTLWSDPRQELPPTLGDLKGQDKSVRQPPDRKDKKGCCKIKYPAGGYDFFLATEEDCRASLYFDRFLGENNTLCFRWEGD; encoded by the coding sequence ATGCGTACATCTTTACCCTTTTTCCTGATCTTTGTTACAATAACGACCTTGTGGTCAGACCCAAGGCAGGAATTACCTCCAACACTTGGAGACTTAAAAGGCCAAGATAAATCGGTAAGGCAACCACCTGATCGAAAAGACAAAAAAGGTTGTTGTAAAATCAAATACCCCGCAGGAGGGTATGACTTCTTTCTGGCAACGGAAGAAGATTGTCGTGCGAGTTTGTATTTTGACAGGTTTCTGGGAGAAAACAATACACTATGCTTTCGTTGGGAAGGGGATTAG
- a CDS encoding patatin-like phospholipase family protein: MLSLGRGLEIAEFMGVREQVLQTLVKIFPTYDASLAIAGGGCKAFYALGVGKTLREWGVRFNELSGVSAGAAMALCILSQTEEESVEYFEEITKRNSRNFHFSNLLRGESTFPHEDMYRRTIRFGMRFDRVLESGAKIWIHSVKAHPKEDSLKNKFRLARLISETGRAFILDDRDRSEGIPANRTAEIIKKWNMEDVDFTEKDFVNPETIEQFILNSSSIPPIVDFQSVGNEYYLDGGLTNNMMIETFAPKAKIIGIHYEPNTIVGKNPDLLARTFLITPSKPLPITSFDYTNPKGVRETYELGKADALAKKSEIINYLKKD, from the coding sequence ATGCTTTCGTTGGGAAGGGGATTAGAGATAGCTGAATTTATGGGTGTGCGTGAACAAGTTTTACAAACATTAGTCAAGATTTTTCCAACGTATGATGCTTCTCTTGCCATTGCTGGTGGTGGGTGTAAGGCTTTTTATGCGCTTGGTGTTGGTAAAACCTTACGTGAGTGGGGAGTTCGTTTTAATGAATTATCAGGTGTCTCTGCCGGTGCTGCTATGGCACTTTGTATCCTTTCACAAACAGAAGAAGAGTCTGTTGAATACTTTGAAGAAATCACAAAACGGAATTCCCGTAATTTTCATTTTTCCAATTTACTGAGAGGAGAATCAACTTTCCCTCATGAAGATATGTATAGACGCACCATTCGATTTGGAATGCGTTTTGATCGTGTCTTGGAATCGGGAGCAAAAATCTGGATCCACTCCGTGAAAGCCCATCCAAAAGAGGATTCGCTTAAAAATAAATTTCGATTGGCTAGGTTGATTTCAGAAACAGGAAGGGCCTTTATATTAGATGATAGAGATAGGTCAGAAGGGATTCCAGCTAATCGTACCGCGGAAATCATTAAAAAATGGAATATGGAAGATGTTGATTTCACAGAAAAAGACTTTGTGAATCCAGAAACCATTGAACAATTTATACTTAATTCTTCATCCATTCCTCCAATTGTAGACTTTCAGTCAGTAGGCAATGAATATTACCTCGATGGAGGACTCACAAATAATATGATGATCGAAACATTTGCACCAAAAGCAAAAATCATCGGTATCCATTATGAGCCAAATACCATCGTGGGAAAGAATCCAGATTTACTTGCCCGTACTTTCCTCATCACACCATCCAAACCCCTTCCCATCACTTCTTTTGATTATACCAATCCAAAAGGGGTTCGAGAGACCTATGAATTAGGGAAGGCGGATGCGTTAGCCAAAAAATCAGAAATTATCAATTACTTAAAAAAGGACTGA
- a CDS encoding pyridoxal phosphate-dependent aminotransferase — protein MTKVHFHFSDRFGLLGDLNTENPIYQIKTERIEAGKPIIDLGNSNLTEMGLEFPPSVLTHILSNLNASIYEPIAEGLESTRNEISSLYLNRGIQVNASSFHLTASTSEAYSYLFKLLTNPGDEVLTPNPGYPLFSFLIGLENLKEVHYQLKENQSDGSWIYDAETIANSISTKTKLIVLVSPSNPTGSKTTETFWKKWESFGIQIPVIVDEVFEAYDFFGEPHHLPSNPNFPLFVCHGFSKMLALPQTKLAWILNLSPEPIKTEIQKKLSFIADTYLSVNSLVQLATKELLPWKTMVQNRIRTRIMRNYSICKDFVNQFSSSKKIHPIEAGWYFLLELNLDKKDEKIVGEILFNTGVLFHPGSWYGFSHNRCILVISLVTEEEILEKGLNSLQSFFK, from the coding sequence TTGACCAAAGTACATTTCCACTTTTCGGATCGATTTGGTTTACTTGGTGATCTAAACACAGAGAATCCGATTTACCAAATCAAAACAGAAAGAATTGAGGCAGGAAAACCAATCATAGATTTAGGAAATTCTAACCTAACAGAAATGGGATTAGAGTTTCCACCTTCCGTATTAACGCACATACTTTCTAATTTGAATGCTAGCATTTATGAGCCAATAGCAGAAGGTTTAGAATCAACTCGAAATGAAATTAGTTCCCTCTATCTAAATCGTGGAATCCAAGTAAATGCTTCTAGTTTTCATTTAACAGCGAGTACATCGGAAGCATATTCATATCTATTTAAATTACTCACAAATCCAGGAGATGAAGTTTTAACACCTAACCCAGGGTATCCATTATTTAGTTTTCTGATTGGGTTAGAAAATTTAAAGGAAGTACATTACCAATTAAAAGAAAATCAAAGTGATGGTTCTTGGATTTACGATGCTGAGACGATTGCCAATTCAATCAGTACCAAAACCAAACTCATTGTTTTGGTCAGCCCGTCGAATCCAACAGGATCCAAAACAACTGAAACCTTCTGGAAAAAATGGGAATCATTTGGAATTCAAATTCCAGTGATTGTTGACGAAGTGTTTGAAGCATATGATTTTTTTGGAGAACCCCATCACCTTCCCTCAAACCCAAATTTTCCTCTTTTTGTTTGCCATGGTTTTTCCAAAATGTTAGCTTTGCCTCAAACCAAATTGGCTTGGATTCTCAATCTTTCTCCTGAACCAATCAAAACAGAAATCCAAAAGAAACTCAGTTTCATTGCCGATACTTACCTTTCTGTAAATTCGTTGGTCCAACTTGCAACTAAAGAATTGTTACCATGGAAAACAATGGTTCAAAATCGAATTCGAACAAGAATTATGCGAAACTATTCAATCTGTAAAGATTTTGTGAATCAATTTTCCTCTTCTAAAAAGATACATCCAATAGAAGCAGGTTGGTATTTTTTACTCGAACTAAATCTTGATAAAAAAGATGAGAAAATTGTTGGAGAAATTTTATTCAATACTGGCGTTTTATTCCATCCTGGTTCTTGGTATGGATTTTCGCATAACAGATGTATTCTTGTGATATCTCTCGTTACGGAAGAAGAAATTTTAGAAAAAGGACTAAACTCTCTTCAGTCCTTTTTTAAGTAA
- a CDS encoding SDR family NAD(P)-dependent oxidoreductase gives MKYALITGASTGLGKDFAHSLAKKGYTPILVARSADRLKSLASELKQKYGVEGVVIAEDLSLPNAAEKVYKAVKKLNLNVNCLINNAGYGLNGEFHKNSFSEESKMIQLNVTTLAELCHLFLQDMVTNKDGYILNVASTAAFQPGPLMTNYYATKAYVLSLSEGLAEEVNGYGITVSCLCPGPTRTEFFERANMSGSKLVKSSFLAMNSQDVVEIGLNALFAKRVVKIPGFINFLLAESIRITPRIIIRKIAKSLNKVG, from the coding sequence ATGAAATATGCTTTAATTACAGGTGCATCGACAGGACTCGGAAAAGATTTTGCCCACTCTTTGGCAAAAAAAGGTTACACTCCAATTTTGGTAGCAAGGAGTGCTGACAGACTCAAAAGCCTTGCTAGTGAACTCAAACAAAAGTATGGAGTGGAAGGAGTTGTCATCGCTGAAGATTTATCTCTACCGAATGCTGCGGAAAAAGTTTATAAAGCAGTCAAAAAATTAAATCTCAATGTCAATTGCCTAATTAACAATGCTGGTTATGGACTCAATGGAGAATTTCACAAAAATTCTTTTTCAGAAGAATCTAAAATGATCCAACTGAATGTGACAACTCTCGCCGAATTATGCCATTTGTTTTTGCAAGACATGGTAACAAATAAAGATGGTTATATTTTAAATGTAGCATCCACAGCTGCTTTTCAACCGGGACCACTGATGACAAATTATTATGCTACAAAAGCATATGTACTTTCATTAAGCGAAGGACTTGCTGAAGAAGTAAATGGATATGGAATAACAGTTTCATGTCTTTGTCCTGGACCTACACGAACAGAATTTTTTGAAAGAGCTAATATGTCGGGAAGTAAGTTAGTAAAATCATCTTTTTTGGCAATGAATTCACAAGATGTTGTTGAAATTGGTTTAAACGCTTTGTTTGCAAAACGAGTAGTGAAAATTCCAGGGTTCATTAACTTTTTGTTGGCAGAATCCATAAGGATCACTCCCAGAATCATCATTCGTAAAATTGCAAAATCATTAAACAAAGTTGGATGA
- a CDS encoding MFS transporter, protein MSQPLTHPLHTIQKERAIIFILAALQFLHILDFVIMMPLGPVFMQSFKIDSAAFGLLVSSYSISAGVFGLIGALFLDSFDRKMSLLVLFFGFSFGTLLCAVAPNYPFFLFARIIAGGFGGMIGATVLSIIGDIIPVFRRGTATGVVMSSFSVASVIGIPIGLSLANRYGWHFPFLSLAIAGFLILPIGYKVLPAIRYHLDSDEHPKQSQFKSLKEVLLKKDHMAPFIFMVFLMFGGFTIIPFLSPFLVSNVGLAVDELPYIYFFGGLFTFFTSRLIGKLADRFGKLKVYQIISILAIIPIVLVVTLTKTSLPIVLVITTVFMILVSGRMVPAFAMVTSAVEPRIRGSFMSVNSAIQQIASGAASYVAGLILVQTSDHQFLNYELVGMISVFSLLFSVYLAKNIKIAG, encoded by the coding sequence ATGAGCCAACCTCTTACCCATCCGCTTCATACCATCCAAAAAGAAAGAGCCATAATTTTTATTTTAGCTGCACTCCAATTTTTGCACATCCTGGATTTTGTCATCATGATGCCATTAGGACCAGTATTTATGCAGAGTTTCAAAATTGATTCCGCAGCTTTCGGATTACTTGTATCCTCTTATTCAATCAGTGCTGGTGTTTTCGGATTAATTGGAGCTTTGTTTTTAGATTCCTTTGATCGTAAAATGAGTTTGCTCGTTTTATTTTTTGGTTTTTCATTTGGAACTTTATTATGTGCAGTTGCTCCTAACTATCCATTTTTCCTTTTTGCAAGGATCATTGCTGGCGGTTTTGGTGGAATGATTGGAGCAACGGTTTTATCCATCATTGGAGATATCATTCCAGTGTTTAGACGAGGAACAGCAACCGGTGTGGTGATGAGTTCCTTTTCTGTTGCCTCTGTGATTGGAATTCCAATCGGTTTATCCTTAGCCAATCGGTATGGATGGCATTTCCCGTTTTTATCTTTAGCAATTGCAGGTTTTTTGATTTTGCCAATCGGTTATAAGGTATTACCAGCAATCCGTTATCATTTAGATTCCGATGAACATCCAAAACAATCTCAATTTAAATCACTCAAAGAAGTGCTTTTAAAAAAAGACCATATGGCACCTTTTATTTTTATGGTTTTTCTAATGTTTGGTGGATTTACTATTATACCTTTTTTAAGTCCATTTTTAGTATCTAATGTTGGTTTGGCGGTCGATGAATTGCCTTATATATATTTTTTTGGTGGTTTGTTTACTTTTTTTACAAGTCGTCTGATTGGAAAACTTGCTGATCGTTTTGGAAAGTTGAAAGTATATCAAATCATATCAATATTGGCTATTATTCCCATCGTATTAGTTGTTACTTTAACAAAAACCTCTTTGCCTATCGTTCTCGTCATCACAACTGTTTTTATGATTTTAGTTTCAGGAAGAATGGTGCCTGCATTTGCGATGGTAACTTCAGCTGTCGAACCTCGTATTCGTGGTAGTTTTATGTCAGTGAATTCTGCCATTCAACAGATTGCTTCAGGAGCAGCTTCTTACGTTGCTGGATTGATTTTAGTGCAAACATCCGACCATCAGTTCTTAAATTACGAGTTGGTTGGAATGATTTCTGTTTTTAGTTTATTGTTTAGTGTTTATTTGGCAAAAAATATTAAAATTGCAGGTTAG
- a CDS encoding VOC family protein has protein sequence MIIVEGIGHVSIPVSQLDTSIDFYRDIFDFEVETKKATEAILSLDSFRIRLVKAEVSDRSLPILSFVMDVDDFTEAISELEEKNVKIIKGPEGTDSGESLTFADPSQNLIEIFYSN, from the coding sequence ATGATTATTGTAGAAGGCATTGGCCACGTCAGTATCCCCGTCTCCCAACTCGACACCTCTATCGATTTTTACCGGGACATTTTTGACTTCGAAGTGGAGACAAAGAAGGCTACTGAGGCAATTCTTTCTCTCGATTCGTTCCGAATTCGTTTGGTGAAAGCAGAGGTTTCAGATCGATCCCTTCCTATCCTTAGTTTTGTGATGGATGTGGATGATTTTACAGAAGCAATCAGCGAATTAGAAGAAAAGAATGTAAAGATTATCAAGGGACCTGAGGGAACCGATTCTGGAGAAAGCCTTACCTTTGCTGATCCAAGTCAAAATTTAATCGAGATTTTTTACTCTAACTAA
- a CDS encoding LIC10067 family putative lipoprotein, whose translation MRRILYTIGFSLVFGNSFSCVKSSSEDPLAALLTSAPVITSVTPQIGTPAQNNANATYSATEVVIKGENFGIDPVVRFNDTLASITLNLGTELYTKVPDGTFSGYITVSKSGGSCLPNSKSGVNCSGTEFFVDCYAVTNKVYGPEIELKQGQGISVEYDGNETKAYRTDTLLSVRNLTIGCDSVVTVRVFSRSCKATDYVLQNNPIIPFPAGVATQFYVTAESATCSLVL comes from the coding sequence ATGAGAAGGATTTTATACACAATCGGATTCTCGTTAGTGTTTGGAAACAGTTTTTCCTGTGTGAAGTCGTCTTCGGAAGATCCGCTGGCTGCTTTATTAACCTCAGCACCTGTCATTACATCGGTAACCCCACAAATTGGAACACCTGCACAAAACAATGCGAATGCAACCTATAGCGCAACAGAAGTTGTGATCAAAGGTGAAAATTTTGGTATTGATCCTGTTGTTCGTTTCAACGATACACTTGCATCCATTACACTGAATCTTGGTACAGAACTTTACACAAAAGTGCCAGATGGTACTTTTTCAGGTTATATAACAGTTTCAAAATCAGGTGGATCTTGTTTGCCAAATTCTAAATCGGGAGTGAATTGTTCCGGTACAGAATTTTTTGTGGACTGTTATGCAGTGACCAATAAAGTCTATGGCCCTGAAATTGAACTCAAACAAGGACAAGGAATTTCTGTTGAATACGATGGAAATGAAACAAAAGCATACAGAACAGACACATTGTTAAGTGTCCGAAACTTAACGATAGGTTGTGACAGTGTGGTCACTGTTCGAGTGTTTAGTCGTTCTTGCAAAGCTACCGATTATGTACTTCAAAACAACCCTATCATTCCTTTTCCGGCAGGAGTTGCAACGCAGTTTTACGTTACAGCAGAATCTGCAACCTGTAGTTTAGTTCTTTAG
- a CDS encoding enoyl-CoA hydratase-related protein, which yields MNTVSIQTIDSYVAFIELNRPEAKNAISVQFLEELHQTIKVMQKEKFRALVIMGAGDAFCSGADLKERKNMSEPEVKKFLRNINVCFSELANLSIPTIAAINGFAFGGGLELALSCDIRYASESAIMGLTETKLGIIPGAGGTQRLSRIVGESTAMEWIFSGKKLSSAEALSRGLVSKVVNPVDLKDSSLALAREIAESAPIAVSASKKAIRQGFSLSMESALQWEQLCYSETLTTKDRLEALQAFAEKRKPIFKGE from the coding sequence ATGAACACTGTCTCCATCCAAACGATCGATTCTTATGTAGCATTTATTGAACTGAACAGACCCGAAGCAAAAAATGCAATTTCAGTACAATTTTTGGAAGAGTTACACCAAACCATCAAAGTAATGCAGAAGGAAAAATTTAGAGCCCTTGTCATTATGGGTGCAGGAGATGCGTTTTGTTCTGGTGCTGACTTAAAAGAACGAAAAAACATGTCTGAACCAGAGGTTAAAAAATTTCTTCGCAATATTAATGTTTGTTTTTCGGAATTGGCCAACTTATCCATCCCAACAATTGCAGCAATTAATGGATTTGCTTTTGGAGGTGGACTGGAATTGGCTTTATCATGTGATATTCGTTATGCGAGTGAATCTGCTATCATGGGTCTAACAGAAACAAAATTAGGAATCATTCCTGGTGCAGGTGGTACACAAAGATTATCAAGAATCGTGGGGGAATCAACGGCGATGGAGTGGATTTTTTCTGGAAAAAAATTGTCTAGCGCCGAGGCACTTAGCCGAGGATTGGTCTCTAAAGTTGTGAATCCAGTGGATTTGAAGGATTCTTCTCTTGCCTTAGCAAGGGAGATTGCGGAATCTGCACCTATAGCTGTTTCTGCATCCAAAAAGGCAATACGGCAAGGTTTTTCATTGTCCATGGAATCAGCCTTGCAGTGGGAACAATTATGTTATTCTGAAACGTTAACAACAAAAGATAGGTTAGAGGCCTTACAGGCATTCGCTGAAAAAAGAAAACCTATATTTAAGGGAGAATGA
- the dcd gene encoding dCTP deaminase, protein MILTGKEILKRLGSDIKIEPYDEKLLNPNSYNLRLHEDLLVYSEFPLDMKKPNPVETLKIPEEGLLLEPGKLYLGRTIEFTETHNLVPMLEGRSSIGRLGMFVHITAGFGDVGFKGFWTLEIQVTHPLRVYAGVQICQIFYHTVEGEISEYKSGKYQANQGIQPSLLYKDFEKK, encoded by the coding sequence TTGATTTTAACTGGTAAAGAAATTTTAAAACGATTAGGTTCTGATATTAAAATTGAACCGTATGATGAAAAGCTGTTAAACCCAAACTCATATAATTTAAGACTTCATGAGGATTTGTTAGTTTATTCTGAATTTCCTTTGGATATGAAAAAACCAAATCCGGTAGAAACTTTAAAGATACCTGAAGAAGGATTGTTATTGGAACCAGGTAAACTCTATTTGGGAAGGACCATAGAGTTTACTGAAACACATAATTTAGTACCAATGTTAGAAGGTAGATCTTCCATTGGAAGGCTTGGAATGTTTGTTCATATCACAGCTGGGTTTGGTGACGTTGGTTTTAAAGGTTTTTGGACATTAGAAATCCAAGTTACTCATCCATTACGTGTTTACGCTGGAGTGCAAATTTGTCAGATTTTTTATCATACCGTTGAGGGGGAAATCAGCGAATACAAATCAGGGAAGTACCAAGCAAACCAAGGCATCCAACCTTCATTATTGTATAAAGACTTTGAAAAAAAGTAA
- a CDS encoding DUF2147 domain-containing protein: MNLRIVLSVWAVVLLSSTTLFAQNADVALGRYLPPEKDSVIEIFKCGDKYCGKTVCIKDNAYPEKDKDKGVPGTPYLDHNNEDPKLRTRPNLGMVFITGFDYVGEGVYKNGRIYNPRDGKTYCGKFTSLDGGNRLDLKGTLCSITFIGKTNNWVKLGGLNLDDPKWDCTFKTKK; this comes from the coding sequence ATGAATTTAAGAATTGTATTAAGTGTATGGGCAGTTGTACTTCTATCTAGTACTACATTATTTGCCCAAAATGCTGATGTTGCATTGGGAAGATACCTTCCACCTGAGAAAGATTCGGTCATCGAAATTTTCAAGTGTGGTGATAAATACTGTGGAAAAACAGTTTGTATCAAAGATAACGCATACCCAGAGAAAGACAAAGACAAAGGTGTCCCTGGCACTCCTTACTTAGATCACAATAATGAAGATCCAAAGTTGAGAACACGTCCGAATTTAGGCATGGTTTTCATCACTGGTTTTGATTATGTTGGTGAAGGTGTTTATAAAAACGGCCGTATTTACAATCCACGCGATGGAAAAACATACTGTGGAAAATTCACTTCACTTGACGGTGGAAACCGATTGGATCTAAAAGGAACACTCTGCTCCATCACATTCATCGGAAAAACCAACAATTGGGTGAAACTTGGTGGATTAAACTTAGATGACCCTAAATGGGATTGTACCTTTAAGACTAAAAAATAA